The following are encoded in a window of Gossypium raimondii isolate GPD5lz chromosome 13, ASM2569854v1, whole genome shotgun sequence genomic DNA:
- the LOC105782294 gene encoding transcription repressor MYB6: protein MGRSPCCEKAHTNKGAWTKEEDQRLINYIRVHGEGCWRSLPKAAGLLRCGKSCRLRWINYLRPDLKRGNFTEEEDELIIKLHSLLGNKWSLIAGRLPGRTDNEIKNYWNTHIKRKLISRGIDPQTHRPLNQTANTNTVTAPTELDFRNMPTSVSKSSSIKNPSLDFNYNEFQFKSNTDSLEEPNCTASSGMTTDEEQQEQLHKQQQYDPSNGQDLNLELSIGIVSADSSRVSSANSAESKPKVDNNNFQFLEQAMVAKAVCLCWQLGFGTSEICRNCQNSNSNGFYSYCRPLDS from the exons ATGGGACGATCACCTTGTTGTGAAAAGGCTCATACCAACAAAGGTGCCTGGACCAAAGAGGAAGATCAACGCCTCATCAACTACATCCGTGTCCATGGTGAAGGCTGCTGGCGTTCCCTCCCCAAAGCTGCTG GGCTGCTTAGATGTGGTAAGAGTTGCAGATTAAGATGGATAAACTACTTGAGGCCTGATCTTAAGAGAGGAAATTTCACTGAGGAAGAAGATGAGCTTATCATCAAGCTTCACAGTTTACTTGGAAACAA ATGGTCATTGATTGCTGGAAGATTACCAGGAAGAACAGATAATGAGATAAAGAACTACTGGAACACACACATCAAAAGAAAGCTTATAAGCAGAGGAATTGATCCACAAACTCATCGTCCTCTCAATCAAACCGCCAATACCAACACGGTCACAGCCCCCACCGAATTGGATTTCAGAAACATGCCTACATCCGTTTCCAAATCCAGTTCCATCAAAAACCCATCTCTGGATTTCAATTACAATGAATTTCAATTCAAGTCCAACACAGATTCCCTTGAAGAACCCAACTGTACAGCCAGCAGTGGAATGACTACAGATGAAGAACAACAAGAACAGCTGCACAAGCAGCAGCAATACGATCCAAGCAATGGGCAAGACTTAAATTTGGAGCTGTCGATTGGGATTGTTTCAGCTGACTCATCTCGGGTATCAAGTGCCAACTCGGCCGAGTCGAAACCAAAGGTAGATAACAACAATTTCCAGTTTCTTGAACAAGCTATGGTGGCTAAGGCGGTATGTTTGTGTTGGCAATTAGGTTTTGGAACAAGTGAAATTTGTAGGAACtgtcaaaattcaaattcaaatggcTTCTATAGTTATTGTAGACCCTTGGATTCATAG